In one Denitratisoma sp. genomic region, the following are encoded:
- a CDS encoding LytTR family DNA-binding domain-containing protein, with protein sequence MTDALRVFIVDDEAPARARMRALLADIAAEQPNVLVGEAANGVEALERLADAPADVALVDIRMPRMDGVELARHLAAAGNSPTVVFTTAYDEYAVQAFELNAVDYLVKPVRAQRLAAALEKARRAVPTARETLARLAPEARRHLSVTERGRILLVPVSEILYLKAELKYVTARTREREHLLDESLTHLEQEFASRFVRVHRNCLVAREAIAGFEKSTAEDGETHWTVLLAGLEERLPVSRRQWPTVKAAFAGDGRA encoded by the coding sequence GTGACCGATGCGCTGCGCGTGTTCATCGTCGATGACGAGGCGCCGGCACGGGCCCGCATGAGGGCCCTGCTGGCGGACATTGCCGCCGAACAGCCGAATGTCCTCGTCGGCGAGGCGGCCAACGGGGTGGAGGCGCTGGAGCGGCTGGCGGATGCGCCGGCCGATGTGGCGCTGGTGGACATTCGCATGCCACGGATGGACGGCGTCGAGCTGGCGCGCCATCTTGCCGCTGCCGGCAACTCACCGACGGTGGTGTTTACGACGGCCTACGATGAGTACGCCGTGCAGGCTTTCGAGTTGAATGCGGTTGACTACCTGGTCAAGCCGGTTAGGGCGCAGCGGCTGGCCGCGGCCCTGGAGAAGGCGCGCCGCGCCGTGCCGACGGCGCGCGAGACGCTGGCGCGGCTGGCGCCCGAAGCGCGCCGCCACCTCTCCGTCACCGAGCGCGGCCGCATCCTGCTGGTGCCGGTTTCCGAGATCCTGTATCTCAAGGCGGAGCTCAAGTATGTGACGGCACGCACCCGCGAGCGCGAACACCTGCTCGACGAATCGCTCACCCATCTGGAGCAGGAGTTCGCCTCGCGCTTCGTGCGCGTGCACCGCAACTGCCTGGTGGCGCGCGAGGCGATCGCCGGTTTCGAGAAAAGCACGGCCGAGGACGGCGAGACGCACTGGACGGTGCTGCTGGCGGGACTGGAGGAGAGGCTGCCGGTGTCGCGCCGGCAATGGCCGACGGTGAAGGCGG
- a CDS encoding histidine kinase — translation MSIRQNPQPTRLPNFGNLGVMLRSLLAVNLMALCAVLARNSDLARLLQELVEFAAAVEPPLIACVVLFYVTAGWLARLPYNAALGIVAAASALISALFHILFSPPGLPPADWPRAAMWGAAAALALMFYFDLRNRAFSPALAEARLMALTARIRPHFLFNSLNAVLGVIRSDPRRAEQALEELSDLFRVLMRENRELATLGDEFALCRQYLELEHLRLGERLHVAWDVDACPSDALVPPLMLQPLLENAVYHGVEPSPQPATVTIRAVREDEEIRIELSNPYHGENAHHAGNRMALDNIRERLMLFYDLEARLETGAKEGLFRVTIRLPYRKGVAA, via the coding sequence ATGAGTATACGGCAAAACCCCCAGCCGACGCGTCTGCCGAACTTCGGCAACCTGGGCGTCATGCTGCGCAGCCTGCTGGCGGTGAACCTGATGGCCTTGTGTGCGGTGCTGGCGCGCAATTCCGACCTGGCCCGCCTGCTGCAGGAGCTGGTTGAGTTCGCCGCCGCGGTCGAACCGCCGCTGATCGCCTGCGTGGTGCTGTTTTACGTGACGGCAGGCTGGCTTGCGCGACTGCCGTACAACGCGGCGCTGGGCATCGTGGCGGCGGCCAGCGCCCTGATCTCGGCCCTGTTCCATATCCTGTTCAGTCCGCCTGGCCTGCCGCCGGCGGACTGGCCGCGCGCCGCGATGTGGGGCGCCGCGGCGGCCCTGGCCCTCATGTTCTATTTCGACCTGCGCAATCGCGCCTTTTCGCCGGCCCTGGCTGAGGCGCGCCTGATGGCGCTGACGGCGCGCATCCGGCCGCACTTCCTCTTCAACAGCCTGAACGCGGTGCTCGGCGTCATCCGCTCCGATCCCCGCCGCGCCGAGCAGGCGCTTGAGGAGCTGTCGGACCTGTTCCGCGTGCTGATGCGAGAGAACCGGGAACTGGCGACCCTGGGCGACGAGTTTGCACTATGCCGGCAGTATCTCGAACTGGAACATCTGCGCCTGGGCGAGCGGCTGCACGTAGCCTGGGATGTCGACGCCTGCCCGTCGGATGCGCTGGTGCCGCCCCTCATGCTGCAGCCCCTGCTGGAGAATGCCGTCTATCATGGCGTCGAACCTTCCCCGCAACCGGCGACCGTGACGATCCGGGCCGTGCGCGAAGACGAGGAGATTCGCATCGAACTCTCGAACCCGTACCATGGCGAGAACGCTCACCACGCCGGCAACCGCATGGCGCTCGACAACATCCGCGAGCGGCTGATGCTGTTCTACGATCTGGAGGCGCGGCTGGAAACCGGGGCGAAGGAAGGCCTGTTCCGGGTCACGATCCGGCTGCCTTACCGGAAAGGAGTCGCCGCGTGA
- the argH gene encoding argininosuccinate lyase — MTDHSNDSSGKAWSGRFSEPVAELVKRYTASVSFDRRLALHDIRGSLAHARMLAKQGIIGQDDLTAIERGMAAIKHEIETEEFQWSVDDEDVHLNIEKRLTALVGDAGKRLHTGRSRNDQVATDIRLWLREEIDGLDGLLRAYQSALLDLAEQHAATPMPGFTHLQVAQPVTFGHHLMAYFEMASRDRERLADCRKRTNRLPLGAAALAGTSYPIDREFVARELGFDGVCGNSLDAVSDRDFAIEFAGAAALIMTHVSRFSEELILWMSPRVGFIDLADRFCTGSSIMPQKKNPDVPELARGKTGRVYGHLTGLLTLMKGQPLAYNKDNQEDKEPLFDTVDTVRDTLAIFADLVAGIRVKPEAMRAALRQGYATATDLADYLVKKGLPFRDAHEAVALAVRAAEEKGCDLPDLGLDALRRFSPLIGEDALAVLTVEGSLASRAHVGGTAPEQVRAAIARARSAL, encoded by the coding sequence ATGACAGATCACAGCAACGATTCCAGCGGCAAGGCCTGGTCGGGACGCTTCAGCGAACCGGTGGCCGAACTCGTCAAGCGCTACACGGCTTCGGTGTCGTTCGACCGGCGCTTGGCCCTGCATGACATCCGCGGCTCGCTCGCCCATGCCCGCATGCTGGCAAAGCAGGGCATCATCGGCCAGGACGACCTGACCGCCATCGAGCGCGGCATGGCCGCCATCAAGCACGAAATCGAGACCGAGGAATTCCAGTGGTCGGTCGACGACGAAGACGTGCATCTCAACATCGAGAAGCGCCTGACTGCGCTCGTCGGCGACGCCGGCAAGCGCCTGCACACCGGCCGCTCGCGCAACGACCAGGTGGCCACCGACATCCGCCTCTGGCTGCGCGAGGAAATCGATGGCCTCGACGGCCTGCTGCGCGCCTACCAGTCGGCCCTGCTCGACCTGGCCGAGCAGCACGCCGCCACGCCGATGCCGGGCTTCACGCATCTGCAGGTCGCGCAGCCGGTCACCTTCGGCCACCACCTGATGGCCTATTTCGAGATGGCGTCGCGCGACCGCGAGCGCCTCGCCGACTGCCGCAAGCGGACAAACCGCCTGCCGCTAGGCGCCGCGGCCCTGGCCGGCACCTCCTACCCGATCGACCGCGAGTTCGTCGCCCGCGAGCTGGGCTTCGACGGCGTCTGCGGCAACTCGCTGGATGCCGTCAGCGACCGCGACTTCGCCATCGAATTCGCCGGCGCCGCGGCGCTGATCATGACCCACGTCTCGCGCTTCTCCGAGGAGCTGATCCTGTGGATGAGCCCGCGCGTCGGCTTCATCGACCTGGCCGACCGCTTCTGCACCGGCTCGTCCATCATGCCGCAGAAGAAGAACCCGGACGTGCCGGAGCTGGCGCGCGGCAAGACCGGCCGCGTCTACGGCCACCTGACGGGGCTGCTCACGCTGATGAAGGGCCAGCCGCTCGCCTACAACAAGGACAACCAGGAAGACAAGGAGCCGCTCTTCGACACGGTCGACACCGTGCGCGACACCCTGGCCATCTTCGCCGACCTCGTTGCCGGCATTCGCGTGAAACCCGAGGCCATGCGCGCCGCGCTGCGGCAGGGCTACGCCACCGCCACCGACCTCGCCGACTACCTGGTGAAGAAGGGCTTGCCCTTCCGCGACGCGCACGAAGCGGTGGCCCTTGCCGTGCGCGCCGCCGAGGAGAAGGGCTGCGACCTGCCCGATCTCGGTCTCGACGCCCTTCGCCGATTTTCGCCGCTGATCGGCGAGGATGCGCTCGCCGTGCTCACCGTCGAAGGCTCGCTCGCCTCGCGCGCCCATGTCGGCGGCACCGCGCCCGAGCAGGTACGCGCCGCCATCGCCCGGGCAAGAAGCGCTCTTTGA
- a CDS encoding serine/threonine-protein kinase — MDKIGKYQVIRKLGEGATSVVYLGHDPFAARDVAIKVVANSVFSEGERGKLARKLFVTEASLAGKLNHPHIVQIYDAVADADPSYIVMEYVEGGTLEPYCAADRLLPLADVVEMVFKCSRALDFAYRLGVIHRDLKPANILRGGTSGTDVKISDFGAAITTSSDQTAISGIGSPAYMSPQQVQDWPLDHRTDIFSLGVVMYQLLSGQLPFQGSNNGSIVYQILNTRPPPPSALRAGIPPVVDAVVMKAMEKSLEDRYASWDAFSFDLAEAFRSEQLAETRTQIADSEKFNTLRGLSFFRHFSDVQLWEVLRFSEWARAKPGTVLMHEGEPGENFCILARGEVKVTKNAKLLNILSAGECFGEMAYLGEEAGVRGADVSTLSEATVITVPTEALRRASDACRHSFDRAFLRILVERLSLANTRLTSV; from the coding sequence ATGGACAAGATCGGCAAATACCAGGTCATCCGCAAGCTCGGCGAAGGCGCCACGTCGGTCGTCTACCTGGGCCACGACCCCTTCGCCGCGCGCGACGTCGCCATCAAGGTGGTGGCCAACAGCGTCTTCTCGGAAGGCGAGCGCGGCAAGCTGGCAAGGAAGCTCTTCGTCACCGAGGCCTCGCTCGCCGGCAAGCTCAACCATCCGCACATCGTGCAGATCTACGACGCTGTGGCCGACGCCGATCCCAGCTACATCGTCATGGAATACGTCGAGGGCGGCACGCTGGAGCCGTATTGCGCCGCGGACCGCCTGCTGCCGCTGGCCGACGTCGTCGAGATGGTCTTCAAGTGCTCGCGCGCGCTGGATTTCGCCTACCGGCTGGGCGTCATCCATCGCGACCTCAAGCCGGCCAACATCCTGCGCGGCGGCACCTCCGGCACCGACGTCAAGATCTCCGATTTCGGCGCCGCCATCACCACCTCGAGCGACCAGACGGCGATCTCCGGCATCGGCTCGCCCGCCTACATGTCGCCGCAGCAGGTGCAGGACTGGCCGCTCGACCACCGCACCGACATCTTCTCCCTCGGCGTCGTCATGTACCAGCTGCTCAGCGGACAGCTGCCCTTCCAGGGCAGCAACAACGGCAGCATCGTCTACCAGATCCTCAACACCCGGCCGCCGCCGCCCTCGGCCCTGCGCGCCGGCATCCCGCCGGTGGTCGACGCCGTCGTCATGAAGGCGATGGAAAAGTCGCTCGAGGACCGTTACGCCAGCTGGGACGCCTTCTCCTTCGACCTGGCCGAGGCCTTCCGCAGCGAACAGCTGGCCGAGACGCGCACGCAAATCGCCGACAGCGAGAAATTCAACACCCTGCGCGGCCTGTCCTTCTTCCGCCATTTCAGCGACGTCCAGCTGTGGGAGGTGCTGCGCTTCTCGGAGTGGGCGCGCGCCAAGCCGGGCACCGTCCTGATGCACGAAGGCGAGCCGGGCGAGAACTTCTGCATCCTCGCCAGGGGCGAGGTCAAGGTCACCAAGAACGCCAAGCTGCTCAACATCCTCTCCGCCGGCGAGTGCTTCGGCGAGATGGCCTACCTCGGCGAGGAGGCCGGCGTGCGCGGTGCCGACGTGTCGACCCTGAGCGAGGCCACCGTCATCACCGTGCCGACCGAGGCGCTGCGGCGCGCCTCCGACGCCTGCCGGCACAGCTTCGACCGCGCCTTCCTGCGCATCCTGGTCGAACGCCTGTCGCTTGCCAACACCCGCCTGACCTCGGTATAA
- a CDS encoding protein kinase produces the protein MESPERIGKYEVRSRLGEGATSTVWLAWDPFAQREVAVKVISPEVLQDKERGRLYRHLLVNEASLAGKLMHPHIVQIYDAVVDDAQSYIVMEYVGGGTLEPFCSPDNLLPLDRLVEIVFKCTRALDYAYHLGITHRDIKPANILLASGGDIKISDFGAALFSSAEQTRTQVSGIGSPAYMSPQQVREMPLNHQTDIYSLGVVMYQLLTGRLPFQASNNYSMVYQITHVEPPPPSDFRREIPANLDAVVARAMQKDLGARYASWEEFSHDLAQAFRNKQLKARERDFADTEKFETLRELPFFAEFSDVEIWEVVRFSDWDQVAPETVIMKDGEPGDYFCFLAEGEVKIAKRGRILGILTPGDCFGEMAVISKSSSSRNADVIAQTPAKVITIRGDALRQASEVCRMHFYAAFLEVLANRLALANARLAAV, from the coding sequence ATGGAATCCCCCGAAAGGATCGGCAAGTACGAGGTGCGCAGCCGCCTCGGCGAGGGCGCCACCAGCACCGTTTGGCTCGCCTGGGATCCGTTCGCCCAGCGCGAGGTGGCGGTCAAGGTCATCTCGCCCGAGGTGCTGCAGGACAAGGAGCGCGGCCGGCTCTACCGCCACCTGCTGGTCAACGAAGCCTCGCTTGCCGGCAAGCTGATGCATCCGCACATCGTGCAGATCTACGACGCCGTCGTCGACGATGCGCAGAGCTACATCGTCATGGAGTACGTGGGCGGCGGCACGCTGGAGCCCTTCTGCTCGCCGGACAACCTGCTGCCGCTCGACCGCCTGGTCGAGATCGTCTTCAAGTGCACGCGGGCGCTCGACTACGCCTATCACCTCGGCATCACCCACCGCGACATCAAGCCGGCCAACATCCTGCTGGCCTCCGGCGGCGACATCAAGATCTCCGATTTCGGCGCGGCTCTGTTCTCCAGCGCGGAGCAGACGCGCACCCAGGTGTCCGGCATCGGCTCGCCCGCCTACATGTCGCCGCAGCAGGTGCGCGAGATGCCGCTCAACCACCAGACGGACATCTATTCGCTCGGCGTCGTCATGTACCAGCTGCTCACGGGACGACTGCCGTTCCAGGCCAGCAACAACTACAGCATGGTGTACCAGATCACCCATGTCGAGCCGCCGCCGCCCTCGGATTTCCGCCGCGAGATTCCGGCCAACCTCGATGCCGTCGTCGCCCGCGCCATGCAGAAGGACCTCGGCGCACGCTACGCCAGCTGGGAGGAGTTCTCGCACGACCTGGCGCAGGCCTTCCGCAACAAGCAGCTGAAGGCGCGCGAACGCGACTTCGCCGACACGGAGAAGTTCGAGACGCTGCGCGAGCTGCCCTTCTTCGCCGAGTTCAGCGATGTCGAGATCTGGGAAGTGGTGCGTTTCTCCGACTGGGACCAGGTGGCGCCCGAGACCGTCATCATGAAGGACGGCGAGCCCGGCGACTACTTCTGCTTCCTCGCCGAGGGCGAGGTGAAGATCGCCAAGCGCGGCCGCATCCTCGGCATCCTCACCCCCGGCGACTGCTTCGGCGAGATGGCCGTCATCAGCAAGTCGAGCAGCAGCCGTAACGCCGACGTCATCGCCCAGACGCCGGCCAAGGTCATCACCATCCGCGGCGACGCGCTGCGGCAGGCCTCCGAAGTCTGCCGCATGCATTTCTACGCCGCCTTTCTCGAAGTGCTGGCCAACCGCCTGGCGCTGGCCAACGCCCGTCTCGCTGCGGTCTGA
- a CDS encoding fructosamine kinase family protein has product MPLGESLSAEISRALGRPFRTVSSRETGGGCIHRALVLEGDGERWFVKLNSGETLPMFEAERDGLAALAAAGAFRVPRPLCCGLVGGQAYLVLEHLDLMPVAERAGAIASGRALATLHRTAGGRYGWHRDNFIGATSQTNTESGNWARFFADARLLPQLERAAAHGYALRKKGESLASKLPAFFLDYRPTPSLLHGDLWHGNAAMCGSAPAVFDPAVYYGDRETDLAMTELFGGFPEAFYAAYCEAWPLAEGYESRKTLYNLYHVLNHLNLFGAGYLRQAERMIDRLLAELHG; this is encoded by the coding sequence ATGCCCCTGGGCGAATCGCTCTCTGCTGAAATCAGCCGTGCCCTGGGCCGCCCCTTCCGCACCGTTTCCAGTCGTGAAACCGGCGGCGGCTGCATCCATCGCGCGCTGGTACTGGAGGGCGATGGCGAACGCTGGTTCGTCAAGCTGAATTCAGGAGAAACCCTGCCGATGTTCGAGGCGGAGCGCGACGGTCTGGCGGCGCTGGCCGCAGCCGGTGCCTTCCGCGTGCCGCGGCCGCTGTGCTGCGGACTCGTCGGCGGGCAGGCGTATCTGGTGCTGGAACATCTGGACCTGATGCCCGTCGCCGAGCGCGCCGGCGCCATCGCCAGCGGCCGCGCACTCGCCACCCTGCACCGAACGGCCGGAGGACGCTACGGCTGGCATCGCGACAACTTCATCGGCGCCACGTCGCAGACCAACACGGAGAGCGGCAACTGGGCGCGCTTCTTCGCCGACGCACGGCTGCTGCCGCAACTCGAGCGGGCCGCGGCCCATGGCTACGCGTTGCGGAAAAAGGGGGAGAGCCTGGCTTCGAAACTGCCGGCCTTCTTTCTCGACTACCGACCGACACCGAGCCTGCTGCACGGCGACCTCTGGCACGGCAACGCGGCGATGTGCGGAAGCGCGCCGGCCGTCTTCGATCCGGCCGTGTATTACGGCGACCGAGAGACGGACCTCGCGATGACGGAACTCTTCGGCGGCTTTCCCGAGGCCTTCTACGCCGCCTACTGCGAGGCCTGGCCGCTGGCGGAAGGGTACGAGTCGCGCAAGACGCTCTACAACCTCTACCACGTCCTCAACCACCTCAACCTGTTCGGCGCCGGCTACCTGCGCCAGGCCGAGCGGATGATCGACAGGCTCCTCGCGGAATTGCACGGATAA
- the grxD gene encoding Grx4 family monothiol glutaredoxin: MEDVQQLLKEQVSTHPVVLYMKGTPTFPQCGFSAKAAQILKLCGVKQYYSVNVLEHPGIRAGIKDFSNWPTIPQLYIKGEFIGGSDIMSEMYQAGELQKKLEGIATAA, from the coding sequence ATGGAAGACGTTCAGCAACTCCTCAAGGAACAAGTTTCGACCCACCCGGTGGTGCTCTACATGAAGGGCACGCCGACCTTCCCGCAGTGCGGCTTCTCCGCCAAGGCGGCGCAGATCCTCAAGCTGTGCGGCGTGAAGCAGTATTACTCGGTGAACGTGCTGGAGCATCCCGGCATCCGCGCCGGCATCAAGGATTTCTCCAACTGGCCGACCATTCCGCAGCTCTACATCAAGGGCGAGTTCATCGGCGGCTCGGACATCATGAGCGAGATGTACCAGGCCGGCGAGCTGCAGAAGAAGCTGGAAGGCATCGCCACTGCGGCGTAA
- the prmC gene encoding peptide chain release factor N(5)-glutamine methyltransferase yields the protein MNVAAALEEARAAIPLREARLLLCHVLGVSHAALEAHPEGKVSLQDTARFRELAARRAAGEPLAYLTGQREFYGLDFHVTPAVLIPREETELLVDIALERPARRILDLGTGSGCLAIAVAKSLPQSEVTAVDVSAAALAVARVNAARHGVAVRFLQGDWFAPLAGERFDLILANPPYVAEADPHLAQGDVRFEPHSALAAGPEGLDDIRRIVAGAGAHLAPGGRLYFEHGYDQARPVAALLDAAGFVAIEHRRDLAGILRVTGGTRP from the coding sequence GTGAACGTCGCCGCGGCGCTCGAGGAAGCGCGCGCCGCGATTCCGCTGCGTGAGGCGCGCCTGCTGCTGTGCCATGTCCTCGGCGTGTCGCATGCCGCGCTGGAAGCGCATCCGGAAGGAAAAGTCAGTCTCCAGGATACGGCGAGGTTTCGCGAATTGGCGGCACGCCGCGCCGCCGGCGAGCCGCTCGCCTACCTCACCGGCCAACGCGAGTTCTACGGCCTGGACTTTCACGTCACGCCCGCCGTGCTGATCCCGCGCGAGGAGACCGAACTGCTGGTGGACATCGCTCTCGAGCGGCCGGCGCGGCGCATCCTCGACCTCGGCACCGGCAGCGGTTGCCTCGCCATCGCGGTGGCGAAATCGCTGCCGCAATCGGAAGTGACGGCGGTCGACGTCTCCGCGGCGGCCCTCGCCGTGGCGCGGGTGAATGCCGCGCGCCATGGCGTGGCGGTGCGCTTCCTGCAGGGCGACTGGTTCGCGCCGCTGGCGGGCGAGCGTTTCGACCTGATCCTGGCGAACCCGCCCTATGTGGCCGAGGCCGATCCACACCTCGCGCAGGGCGACGTGCGCTTCGAGCCGCACAGCGCGCTGGCCGCCGGGCCCGAAGGCCTCGACGACATCCGCCGCATCGTCGCCGGCGCTGGCGCGCATCTTGCGCCCGGCGGACGGCTGTATTTCGAGCACGGCTACGACCAGGCCCGGCCGGTGGCGGCCCTGCTCGATGCGGCGGGCTTCGTTGCCATCGAGCATCGCCGGGATCTGGCCGGCATCCTGCGCGTGACCGGCGGAACGCGGCCTTGA
- the prfA gene encoding peptide chain release factor 1, which produces MKKSISDKLEHLSRRLAELDLLLASETATKDMDAYRRLTREHAEIAPVAALFAAWRKAEAGMQSAQAMLADAEMKDLAEEEIRACREEMARLEDELQRALLPRDPNDERNLFLEIRAGTGGDESALFAGDLFRMYARYAERQRWKVEVISQNPSDLGGYKEVILRIVGQGAYSKLKFESGGHRVQRVPATETQGRIHTSACTVAVLPEADEVADVVINPAELRIDTYRASGAGGQHVNKTDSAVRVTHLPTGIVVECQDDRSQHKNKAQALSVLAARIKDQQTRAQQAQIASTRKSLVGSGDRSERIRTYNFPQGRITDHRINLTLYKIDAIMDGDLDELVGALSAEHQAEQLAALSEEAA; this is translated from the coding sequence ATGAAAAAAAGCATCAGCGACAAACTTGAGCACCTGAGCCGCCGCCTCGCCGAGCTCGACCTGCTGCTGGCCAGCGAGACGGCGACGAAGGACATGGACGCCTACCGCAGGCTGACGCGCGAGCACGCCGAGATCGCGCCGGTGGCGGCGCTCTTTGCCGCCTGGCGCAAGGCGGAGGCGGGCATGCAATCGGCGCAGGCCATGCTGGCCGATGCCGAGATGAAGGATCTCGCCGAGGAGGAGATCCGCGCCTGCCGCGAGGAGATGGCGCGCCTCGAGGACGAACTGCAGCGCGCCCTGCTGCCGCGCGATCCCAACGACGAGCGCAACCTGTTCCTGGAAATCCGCGCCGGCACCGGCGGCGACGAGTCGGCGCTGTTCGCCGGCGACCTGTTCCGCATGTATGCCCGCTACGCCGAGCGGCAGCGCTGGAAGGTGGAGGTCATCTCGCAGAATCCGTCCGACCTGGGCGGCTACAAGGAGGTGATCCTGCGCATCGTCGGGCAGGGCGCCTACTCGAAGCTGAAGTTCGAGTCGGGGGGGCATCGCGTGCAGCGCGTTCCCGCCACCGAGACGCAGGGGCGCATACACACCTCGGCGTGCACCGTGGCGGTACTGCCCGAGGCGGACGAGGTGGCCGACGTCGTCATCAATCCGGCCGAGCTGCGCATCGACACCTACCGCGCCAGCGGCGCAGGCGGCCAGCACGTGAACAAGACCGACTCCGCCGTGCGCGTCACGCACCTGCCGACCGGCATCGTCGTCGAGTGCCAGGACGACCGCTCGCAGCACAAGAACAAGGCGCAGGCGCTCTCCGTGCTGGCGGCGCGCATCAAGGACCAGCAGACGCGCGCGCAGCAGGCACAGATCGCCTCGACGCGAAAGTCGCTGGTCGGCAGCGGCGACCGTTCCGAGCGCATTCGCACCTACAACTTCCCGCAGGGCCGCATCACCGACCATCGCATCAACCTGACGCTGTACAAGATCGACGCCATCATGGACGGAGACCTCGATGAGCTGGTCGGCGCGCTCTCTGCCGAGCATCAGGCCGAGCAGCTGGCGGCTTTGTCGGAAGAGGCGGCGTGA
- the hemA gene encoding glutamyl-tRNA reductase — MQLYALGLNHHTAPLAVREQVAFDPLRLPQALVELTHGREVREAAILSTCNRTELYCAAEAPEAAAQWLAEYHRLQPQNISPYLYTLPSRDAVRHMFRVASGLDSMVLGEPQILGQMKQAARVAEHAGTLGTLLHKLFQRTFAVAKEVRSTTAIGANIVSMAAATVHLAERIFENVAEQKVLFIGAGEMVELCAAHFAAQKPKRITVANRTLERGEALAVRFSGDAMRLDEIGERLFEYDVIVSCTASPLPIIGLGMAERAIRARRHRPMVMVDLAVPRDIEPEIAQLDDVFLYTLDDLGAIVESGLESREKAVVEAEAIITSRVDGFLHWLESRETVPTIRALRDTAERARRHEVEHALKLLAKGEDPQRVLEVLSHGLTNKLMHGPTAALNQADGPNRHDLADLIARIYHLHPEE, encoded by the coding sequence ATGCAGCTCTACGCCTTAGGCCTCAACCACCACACCGCGCCGCTTGCCGTTCGCGAACAGGTGGCGTTCGATCCATTGCGCCTGCCGCAGGCCCTGGTCGAATTGACGCATGGCCGGGAAGTGCGCGAGGCGGCGATCCTGTCGACCTGCAACCGAACCGAACTGTATTGCGCCGCCGAGGCGCCCGAGGCGGCCGCACAATGGCTGGCCGAATACCACCGGCTGCAGCCGCAGAACATCTCGCCGTACCTCTACACATTGCCCAGCCGCGATGCCGTGCGGCACATGTTCCGCGTTGCCAGCGGCCTCGACTCGATGGTGCTCGGCGAGCCGCAGATCCTCGGCCAGATGAAGCAGGCGGCGCGCGTGGCGGAGCACGCCGGCACGCTGGGCACGCTCCTGCACAAGCTGTTCCAGAGGACCTTTGCCGTGGCGAAGGAGGTGCGCTCCACCACCGCCATCGGCGCCAACATCGTGTCGATGGCGGCGGCGACGGTGCATCTGGCCGAGCGCATCTTCGAGAACGTGGCGGAACAGAAGGTGCTGTTCATCGGTGCCGGCGAGATGGTCGAGCTGTGCGCCGCGCATTTCGCCGCGCAGAAGCCGAAACGCATTACCGTGGCCAACCGCACGCTGGAGCGGGGCGAGGCGCTGGCGGTGCGCTTCTCCGGCGACGCCATGCGGCTCGACGAGATCGGCGAGCGGCTGTTCGAGTACGACGTGATCGTCTCCTGCACGGCGAGCCCTCTGCCGATCATCGGGCTGGGCATGGCCGAGCGCGCCATCAGGGCGCGCCGCCACCGGCCGATGGTGATGGTGGATCTGGCCGTGCCGCGCGACATCGAGCCGGAGATCGCCCAGCTCGACGACGTCTTCCTGTACACGCTGGATGACCTCGGCGCCATCGTCGAGTCCGGCCTGGAGTCGCGCGAGAAGGCGGTGGTCGAGGCCGAGGCGATCATCACCTCGCGCGTGGACGGCTTCCTGCACTGGCTGGAGTCGCGCGAGACGGTGCCGACCATCCGCGCGCTGCGCGACACGGCCGAGCGCGCGCGCCGTCACGAGGTCGAACATGCGCTCAAGCTGCTGGCCAAGGGCGAGGATCCGCAGCGTGTGCTGGAGGTGCTCTCGCATGGCCTCACCAACAAGCTGATGCACGGGCCTACCGCCGCGCTGAATCAGGCCGACGGGCCGAACCGCCACGACTTGGCCGACCTGATCGCCCGCATCTACCACCTGCATCCCGAAGAGTAG
- a CDS encoding DUF4212 domain-containing protein, whose amino-acid sequence MQLTEKHKEYWSRNLKITSILFVVWFVFTFVTGWFSRELNSITFIGPLGFYMAAQGSLAIYVIIIVFYAKTMNKLDNEYGVQEGEED is encoded by the coding sequence ATGCAACTTACCGAAAAGCACAAGGAGTACTGGAGTCGAAACCTGAAAATCACGAGCATCCTGTTCGTGGTCTGGTTCGTCTTCACCTTCGTCACGGGCTGGTTTTCGCGTGAACTGAACAGCATCACCTTCATCGGGCCGCTCGGCTTCTACATGGCCGCGCAGGGCTCACTGGCGATCTACGTGATCATCATCGTGTTCTACGCCAAGACCATGAACAAACTGGACAACGAGTACGGCGTCCAGGAAGGGGAGGAAGACTAA